The following proteins are co-located in the Noviherbaspirillum sp. UKPF54 genome:
- a CDS encoding helix-turn-helix transcriptional regulator, with protein MLQATALVDSLKRELKARGITYAELAARIGMSEASVKRMFSQKNFTLQRLDEILNATEIDFRDIALIAHDESRLISELSYAQEKEIIGDTKLFLIAVSVLNHLTVDQIVQTYQVTEAEVVKFLVRLDKIGFIELMPNNRVKLLVSRTFRWIPNGPIQNHFREQAYSDYLESKFDGENELLRLVNVMLSKQSIAALLNRFTQVAREFSQQHQEDAKLPYEDRYSISFMLAARPWMPTGFKELLRPQQAGPKLVRHK; from the coding sequence ATGCTGCAAGCGACCGCCCTCGTCGATTCCCTCAAGCGCGAACTGAAGGCGCGCGGCATCACCTATGCCGAGCTGGCCGCGCGCATCGGCATGTCGGAGGCCAGCGTCAAGCGCATGTTCTCGCAAAAAAATTTCACGCTGCAGCGCCTGGATGAAATACTGAATGCGACCGAGATCGATTTCCGCGACATCGCGCTGATCGCACACGACGAGTCTCGACTGATTTCCGAACTGAGCTATGCGCAGGAAAAGGAAATCATCGGCGACACCAAGCTTTTTCTGATCGCCGTCTCCGTCCTGAACCATCTCACCGTGGATCAGATCGTGCAGACCTATCAGGTCACCGAAGCGGAAGTCGTGAAATTCCTGGTGCGACTGGACAAGATCGGATTTATCGAACTGATGCCGAACAACCGGGTGAAGCTTCTTGTGTCGCGCACGTTCCGCTGGATTCCCAATGGCCCGATCCAGAATCATTTCCGTGAGCAAGCGTACAGCGATTACCTGGAATCGAAATTCGACGGCGAGAACGAATTGCTGCGACTGGTAAACGTCATGTTGTCGAAGCAATCGATCGCCGCGCTGCTGAATCGCTTCACGCAAGTCGCGCGCGAATTCTCGCAGCAGCACCAGGAAGATGCGAAACTGCCCTACGAGGACCGCTATTCGATCAGCTTCATGCTGGCCGCACGGCCGTGGATGCCGACGGGGTTCAAGGAATTGCTGCGGCCGCAGCAGGCCGGACCGAAGCTGGTGCGGCACAAATAA
- a CDS encoding flavin reductase family protein: protein MSKRPSGAVPPEFDSRHFRQALSQFATGVTIITTRLPDGTFLGLTASSFNSVSLDPPLVLWSLAQTANSLPVFTGNSHYVINILAGDQVALAQRFSMRIENRFEGVDFDLSHTGLPILKGVSAWFECHNRSRYPEGDHVIFVGEVERCDVSPKPALVFHGGEFASTQPLHRRTGKSLPQHKSKDPR, encoded by the coding sequence ATGTCAAAACGGCCTTCCGGCGCGGTGCCGCCCGAATTCGACTCGCGCCACTTCCGCCAGGCGTTGTCGCAATTTGCCACCGGCGTCACGATCATTACCACGCGCCTGCCTGACGGCACCTTCCTGGGACTGACCGCGAGCTCCTTCAATTCCGTGTCGCTCGACCCGCCGCTGGTGTTATGGAGCCTGGCGCAAACGGCAAACAGCCTTCCAGTTTTTACCGGCAATTCGCACTACGTCATCAACATCCTCGCCGGCGACCAGGTCGCCCTCGCGCAGCGATTCTCCATGCGCATCGAGAACCGCTTCGAAGGCGTCGATTTCGATCTCTCGCATACCGGCCTGCCGATCCTCAAAGGCGTCTCCGCCTGGTTCGAATGCCATAACCGCAGCCGCTACCCCGAGGGCGATCACGTGATTTTCGTCGGCGAGGTGGAGCGCTGCGACGTCTCGCCCAAACCGGCATTGGTGTTCCATGGCGGCGAGTTCGCATCGACCCAGCCCTTGCACAGGCGCACCGGAAAAAGTCTTCCTCAACACAAATCCAAGGACCCACGATGA
- a CDS encoding acyl-CoA dehydrogenase — protein sequence MTSPQSKARFHWDDPLLLNEQLTNDERMVRDAANAYCQDKLAPRVLEAFRHEKTDPAIFREMGELGLLGPTIPEQYGGPGLNYVSYGLIAREVERVDSGYRSMMSVQSSLVMVPIFEFGNEATKQKYLPRLATGEWIGCFGLTEPNHGSDPGSMITRAKKVPGGFSLTGSKMWISNSPIADVFVVWAKDDEGQIRGFVLEKGWKGLSAPAIHGKVGLRASITGEIVMDEVFCPEENAFPEVRGLKGPFTCLNSARYGIAWGALGAAEDCWHRARQYVLDRKQFGKPLAANQLIQKKLADMQTEITLGLQGCLRLGRMKDEGTASVEITSIMKRNSCGKSLDIARLARDMLGGNGISDEFGVARHLVNLEVVNTYEGTHDIHALILGRAQTGIAAF from the coding sequence ATGACTTCGCCACAATCCAAAGCACGGTTCCACTGGGACGACCCGCTGCTGCTCAATGAACAGCTGACGAACGACGAGCGCATGGTGCGCGACGCGGCCAACGCCTACTGCCAGGACAAGCTGGCCCCGCGCGTGCTGGAAGCCTTCCGCCACGAAAAAACCGATCCCGCCATCTTCCGCGAAATGGGCGAACTGGGCTTGCTCGGCCCCACCATCCCGGAACAGTATGGCGGCCCCGGCCTGAACTATGTCAGCTACGGCTTGATCGCGCGCGAAGTCGAGCGCGTCGATTCCGGCTACCGCTCGATGATGAGCGTGCAGTCGTCACTGGTGATGGTGCCGATCTTTGAATTCGGCAATGAAGCGACAAAACAGAAATACCTGCCCAGGCTGGCCACCGGCGAATGGATCGGCTGCTTCGGCCTGACCGAGCCGAACCATGGTTCCGACCCGGGCAGCATGATCACGCGCGCGAAGAAAGTGCCGGGCGGCTTTTCGCTTACCGGCAGCAAGATGTGGATTTCCAATTCGCCGATCGCCGACGTGTTCGTGGTGTGGGCGAAAGACGACGAGGGACAGATCCGCGGCTTCGTGCTGGAAAAGGGCTGGAAGGGCTTGTCGGCCCCGGCGATCCACGGCAAGGTCGGCTTGCGCGCCTCGATTACCGGCGAGATCGTGATGGACGAGGTGTTTTGCCCGGAAGAGAACGCCTTCCCCGAGGTGCGCGGCTTGAAGGGGCCGTTCACCTGCCTGAATTCGGCACGGTACGGCATTGCCTGGGGCGCGCTGGGCGCGGCCGAGGATTGCTGGCATCGTGCCCGCCAGTATGTGCTGGATCGCAAGCAGTTCGGCAAGCCGCTGGCGGCGAATCAACTGATCCAGAAGAAGCTGGCCGACATGCAGACTGAAATCACGCTCGGCCTGCAAGGCTGCCTGCGCCTGGGCCGCATGAAGGATGAAGGCACGGCATCGGTGGAAATCACTTCGATCATGAAGCGCAATTCGTGCGGCAAGTCGCTCGACATCGCCCGCCTGGCGCGCGACATGCTGGGCGGGAATGGCATTTCGGACGAGTTCGGCGTGGCGCGCCATCTGGTGAACCTGGAAGTGGTCAACACCTATGAAGGCACGCACGACATTCACGCGTTGATTCTGGGCCGCGCGCAGACGGGCATCGCCGCATTCTGA
- a CDS encoding OmpW family protein, translating to MKITQFTICALIGIASMSAYGQQNSVRAGLIDLTIHSDSPNLSTNGPTFLTPQPAGVTVGDATTLLLGYTRKLDEHFDIDVVLGLPPRHDVKGTGLLAPFGVIAQVKQAAPTVFLNYNFGAPQNKFRPFVGVGMNYTHFFDAQSTSSGQLSSGGPTKIELSDSFGWAAQVGASYKLGDRWSLVGSVATAKVKSDMTATTGSIERKTTIDFRPVVYTLGLAYGF from the coding sequence ATGAAAATCACTCAGTTCACCATCTGCGCCCTGATCGGCATCGCATCGATGTCCGCATATGGCCAGCAAAACAGCGTTCGCGCCGGTCTCATCGATCTGACGATCCATTCCGATTCGCCCAACCTGAGCACCAACGGGCCCACCTTCCTGACACCGCAGCCGGCGGGCGTCACCGTGGGCGATGCCACAACCCTACTCCTCGGTTACACGCGCAAGCTGGATGAACATTTCGATATCGACGTGGTATTGGGGTTGCCGCCACGCCATGATGTAAAGGGCACCGGCTTGCTCGCGCCGTTCGGTGTCATTGCACAGGTCAAGCAAGCGGCACCTACGGTCTTTTTGAACTATAACTTCGGGGCTCCGCAGAACAAGTTCCGGCCCTTCGTCGGCGTCGGCATGAATTACACGCATTTCTTCGATGCCCAATCGACCAGCTCCGGCCAACTTTCCAGCGGCGGCCCGACGAAAATCGAGCTGTCCGATTCCTTTGGCTGGGCCGCGCAGGTCGGTGCCAGTTATAAGCTGGGCGATCGATGGTCGCTGGTCGGCTCGGTTGCGACGGCAAAGGTAAAAAGCGACATGACCGCCACCACCGGGAGCATCGAGCGCAAGACGACCATCGATTTCCGGCCTGTCGTCTATACCCTGGGTTTGGCCTACGGCTTCTGA
- a CDS encoding S9 family peptidase, with protein MHQIKFAAALLAAAALTACGGGSSGPAVDTTLARGSLVANPPNLVPIPQADGTAVAKLDPAVFAQMLEASNPGITQITGTPKCSITTYYMKYGTVGGAGETTDATGAIMVPSGSDPSCSGARPVVLYAHGTSYDKAYNMANLRDNHEAALVAAMYAAQGFIVVAPNYAGYDVSKLSYHPYLNAEQSANDMVDALRAARKAFAGLNAQDSGKLFVTGYSQGGHVAMATQRAMQTTYASEFKVTALAGQSGPYAMSLLGDVIVGSGKPNLGATIFFPMISTSWQKSYGGLYASPNEMYEDQYATGIETLLPSATPDTIFSSGKLPQLALFAADSMPQAPIIPGTFGAGNLMKTSFRNAYLADLSVHPCDVDPADPLNCAPANAFRKAGVKNDLRNYVPNVPVLLCGGNGDPTVFWANAQATAGYFGAKGMTAPALQVLDVDSAIGAGDPYATVKGGFAQLKAKTAADAGGGSAGVAAVTSAYHGTLVPPFCNAAARGFFQSMLAI; from the coding sequence ATGCATCAAATCAAATTCGCAGCGGCGCTGCTGGCTGCTGCCGCGCTTACCGCTTGCGGTGGCGGCAGCAGCGGACCGGCAGTCGATACCACTCTTGCACGTGGTTCACTGGTGGCCAATCCCCCCAATCTTGTACCCATTCCGCAGGCTGACGGGACGGCAGTTGCCAAGCTGGACCCGGCGGTATTCGCGCAAATGCTTGAAGCATCGAATCCCGGCATTACCCAGATCACCGGGACGCCGAAATGTTCGATCACCACCTATTACATGAAATACGGTACGGTCGGCGGCGCTGGGGAAACGACCGATGCCACCGGCGCGATCATGGTGCCGTCGGGCAGCGATCCTTCCTGTAGCGGTGCGCGCCCGGTCGTGCTCTATGCGCATGGAACGAGCTACGACAAGGCCTACAACATGGCCAACCTGCGGGACAACCACGAGGCGGCGCTGGTCGCGGCCATGTATGCCGCCCAGGGCTTCATTGTGGTGGCCCCGAATTACGCCGGCTACGATGTCTCGAAGCTGAGCTATCACCCCTACCTGAACGCCGAGCAGTCGGCCAACGACATGGTCGATGCGCTGCGCGCGGCCCGCAAGGCATTCGCTGGGCTCAATGCGCAGGATTCCGGCAAGCTATTCGTCACCGGCTATTCGCAGGGCGGACATGTGGCGATGGCGACCCAGCGCGCGATGCAGACCACCTACGCATCCGAATTCAAGGTGACCGCGCTGGCCGGCCAGTCCGGCCCGTATGCGATGTCCTTGCTGGGCGACGTGATCGTCGGTAGCGGCAAGCCCAACCTGGGGGCGACGATCTTCTTCCCGATGATCAGCACCAGCTGGCAGAAGTCCTATGGCGGCCTGTATGCGAGCCCCAATGAAATGTACGAGGACCAGTACGCCACGGGCATCGAGACGCTGCTGCCGAGCGCGACGCCGGATACCATCTTCAGTTCCGGCAAGCTGCCGCAACTGGCCTTGTTCGCCGCCGATTCGATGCCGCAAGCACCGATCATCCCTGGCACCTTCGGCGCGGGCAACCTGATGAAGACCAGCTTCCGCAACGCCTATCTCGCCGACCTGTCCGTCCATCCATGCGATGTCGACCCGGCCGATCCGCTGAACTGCGCGCCGGCCAACGCCTTCCGCAAGGCCGGGGTCAAGAACGACCTGCGCAACTATGTGCCGAACGTGCCGGTGCTGCTATGCGGCGGCAATGGCGATCCGACCGTGTTCTGGGCCAATGCGCAAGCGACGGCCGGGTATTTCGGTGCCAAGGGCATGACGGCTCCCGCGCTGCAGGTGCTGGACGTCGACTCCGCGATTGGCGCGGGCGATCCGTATGCGACCGTCAAGGGCGGTTTCGCTCAGCTCAAGGCCAAGACCGCGGCTGACGCCGGCGGCGGCTCGGCCGGCGTGGCTGCGGTCACTTCCGCCTACCACGGCACGCTGGTTCCGCCGTTCTGCAACGCGGCTGCCCGTGGCTTCTTCCAATCCATGCTGGCTATCTAA
- a CDS encoding L-threonylcarbamoyladenylate synthase produces the protein MDDVALDLNAIRAAARRLEQGELVAFPTETVYGLGADAENPAAVAGIYAAKGRPSNHPVIVHLAPQADLSYWAAEIPPQARQLIDAFWPGPLTLILKRAAHIPDAVSGGQDSIGLRCPSHPVAQALLREFRQGRGGVAAPSANKFGHVSPTTAQHVRDEFGIGPDSLVKCVLDGGQSEVGIESTILDLSRMATHGPVLLRPGHISTARIAQVIGWQPRLPDAAAPRASGTLEAHYAPSTPVALVEAGLLPETVQRLHAHGRRTALLRRAALPEVRAIAQAELPAEPDGYAHDLYAALRAMDGAGADIILVEAPPAENDWQGVNDRLRRAAHDSQGVLARLLDAGR, from the coding sequence ATGGATGACGTTGCGCTGGACTTGAACGCGATCCGGGCAGCCGCACGCCGGCTGGAGCAGGGCGAGCTGGTTGCGTTTCCGACCGAAACCGTCTACGGGCTCGGCGCCGACGCTGAAAATCCGGCCGCGGTGGCCGGGATCTACGCCGCCAAAGGTCGCCCGTCGAATCATCCGGTGATCGTTCATCTGGCGCCGCAGGCTGACCTCAGCTACTGGGCTGCCGAGATTCCTCCGCAAGCGCGGCAATTGATCGATGCCTTCTGGCCCGGCCCGCTGACGCTGATCCTGAAGCGTGCGGCACATATTCCCGACGCGGTATCCGGAGGCCAGGATTCGATCGGCTTGCGCTGTCCGTCGCATCCGGTGGCGCAGGCGCTGTTGCGCGAATTCCGGCAGGGCAGGGGAGGCGTTGCTGCGCCTTCGGCCAACAAGTTCGGGCATGTGAGCCCGACCACGGCCCAGCATGTGCGCGACGAGTTCGGCATCGGCCCGGACAGCCTGGTGAAGTGCGTGCTGGATGGCGGGCAGAGCGAGGTCGGCATCGAATCGACCATTCTCGATCTGTCGCGCATGGCCACGCACGGCCCCGTGCTGCTGCGGCCCGGACACATTAGCACGGCCCGCATCGCCCAGGTCATCGGCTGGCAACCGCGCTTGCCGGATGCCGCCGCGCCACGCGCGTCGGGCACGCTCGAGGCGCACTATGCGCCGAGCACACCCGTGGCGCTGGTCGAGGCGGGGCTCTTGCCGGAAACAGTGCAACGGCTGCACGCACATGGCCGCCGCACGGCATTACTGCGCCGCGCCGCTTTGCCAGAGGTGCGCGCCATCGCGCAAGCCGAACTTCCCGCCGAGCCGGACGGCTACGCGCATGACCTGTATGCCGCGCTCCGCGCCATGGATGGCGCGGGCGCGGACATCATCCTGGTCGAGGCGCCGCCAGCCGAGAACGACTGGCAAGGCGTGAACGACCGTCTGCGGCGTGCGGCACATGATTCGCAAGGCGTGCTGGCGCGCCTTCTCGACGCCGGCCGATAA
- a CDS encoding 5-(carboxyamino)imidazole ribonucleotide synthase, with protein sequence MSDKFHPFIPSATPPTWLGVMGGGQLGRMFVHAAQMMGFKVAVLEPARDCPAGHASDHLIGADYTDEKALAELAGQCAAVTTEFENVPAQSLAFLAERTFVAPSSACVSIAQDRVAEKRFFTECAPKSGVLPAPHHIVACEADVEQIPDALLPGILKTVRLGYDGKGQVRVTTRDEVRAAFAGMKGVLCILEKMLPLAYEVSVLAARAADGQSVVYPIAENVHRDGILFTTTVPGPNVTAECAAKAQAAALAIIEQLGYVGVLCIEFFVLQDGSLVVNEMAPRPHNSGHYTIDACVTSQFAQQARAMARLPLGDVRQHSPAVMLNILGDVWFDGDGDQAREPAWDKVLELSGANLHLYGKDDARRGRKMGHVTFVAPTLEQAQASLHAACAILGIAA encoded by the coding sequence ATGAGCGACAAGTTTCACCCGTTTATTCCTTCGGCCACCCCGCCGACCTGGCTGGGCGTGATGGGCGGCGGCCAGTTGGGCCGCATGTTCGTACATGCCGCGCAGATGATGGGGTTCAAGGTTGCGGTGCTGGAGCCGGCGCGCGACTGCCCGGCCGGACATGCATCCGATCACCTGATTGGCGCCGACTATACGGATGAGAAGGCATTGGCCGAACTGGCCGGGCAGTGCGCCGCCGTCACCACCGAATTCGAGAATGTTCCCGCGCAAAGCCTCGCGTTCCTGGCCGAGCGCACCTTCGTCGCGCCTTCTTCCGCCTGCGTATCGATTGCGCAGGATCGCGTCGCAGAAAAGCGCTTTTTTACGGAATGCGCGCCGAAATCCGGCGTGTTGCCCGCGCCGCACCATATCGTCGCTTGTGAAGCCGACGTCGAGCAGATTCCCGATGCGCTGCTGCCCGGTATCCTGAAAACCGTCCGCCTCGGCTACGACGGCAAGGGGCAGGTACGCGTGACTACGCGCGACGAGGTGCGCGCGGCGTTCGCCGGGATGAAGGGCGTGCTCTGCATCCTGGAAAAAATGCTGCCGCTGGCCTATGAAGTATCGGTGCTTGCGGCACGCGCGGCCGATGGCCAGTCGGTGGTCTATCCCATCGCCGAAAACGTGCACCGCGACGGCATCCTGTTTACCACCACCGTGCCGGGCCCGAACGTGACGGCAGAATGCGCCGCCAAGGCGCAGGCGGCAGCGCTGGCTATCATCGAACAGCTCGGTTATGTCGGCGTGCTGTGCATCGAATTCTTCGTGCTGCAGGACGGTTCTCTGGTAGTCAATGAAATGGCGCCGCGCCCGCACAACAGCGGGCACTACACGATCGACGCTTGCGTCACCAGCCAGTTCGCGCAGCAGGCGCGCGCGATGGCGCGGCTGCCGCTGGGCGACGTGCGCCAGCATTCGCCGGCGGTCATGCTTAACATCCTCGGCGACGTCTGGTTCGACGGCGATGGCGACCAGGCGCGTGAGCCGGCCTGGGACAAGGTCCTGGAACTGTCCGGCGCGAACCTGCATTTGTACGGCAAGGACGATGCGCGCCGTGGCCGCAAGATGGGGCACGTCACCTTCGTGGCGCCCACGCTGGAACAGGCGCAGGCGAGCCTGCACGCTGCCTGCGCCATCCTGGGCATCGCCGCGTAA